In Kangiella koreensis DSM 16069, a single window of DNA contains:
- a CDS encoding GMC oxidoreductase, translating into MSFNYSKFFKGTNPEPAGESQGYPVPGRQSATADEIAGNAFFASQCDWQNVVNEEYDYIVIGTGPTGVAFIEQIYSLNPKAKILVLERGGFWLPVHYQMLPDAFAQTTGSPPTTYPWSRTRKMVTTTPDFFQAGYIPVVGGRSTYWSAWSPSPTPNLMRDWPQEMIDVTLQPNFWERAKKFLHVTSMDKINDGVYGNLQSQLDTNIANNFKQFVPSAENAFPAPIAVANPEWKTVKFYKYSTVGTLLNIHQKQKDLSQTGDGTALTIADQCVVEQLVHDDEGQVIAISTSRGSVNVANAKIILAMGAIPPATLLMNSFKDSLPNAGQRYTGHFMSHVTARVKRSAFDDLSDLEIGAIYLEGKASNDLQYHVQASVFAEQNPAKDSTTLARECPDAAAAPTSKQMLGSEDYVVFVCATLGEVSEKNDNNWIKLNQNQDPTTNINLQLLLGDEDRQLWDELDDATYQTIAALSSKQSTPEIEYWVDKPDGSGYWTSDKPPQEQIRLNIIVHEASQLWVGTDPNDSVVGLDYRPHGVNNVYVTGAGLFPTSGSWNPTLTMCGFAQDLATKLEQ; encoded by the coding sequence ATGTCATTTAATTATTCTAAATTCTTTAAAGGCACCAACCCAGAGCCTGCTGGCGAGTCCCAAGGATATCCAGTCCCAGGTCGTCAATCTGCAACAGCCGACGAGATAGCTGGCAATGCTTTTTTTGCTTCGCAATGTGACTGGCAAAATGTTGTTAATGAAGAATATGACTACATCGTTATCGGAACCGGCCCAACCGGTGTTGCCTTTATCGAGCAAATCTACTCACTGAATCCAAAAGCCAAAATACTGGTGCTTGAAAGAGGTGGTTTCTGGCTACCCGTGCATTACCAAATGCTGCCCGATGCTTTTGCTCAAACTACTGGCTCACCGCCAACCACCTACCCCTGGTCAAGAACTCGCAAAATGGTCACCACCACACCAGATTTTTTCCAGGCTGGATATATTCCCGTTGTAGGAGGCCGCTCGACTTATTGGAGTGCCTGGAGTCCCTCTCCTACTCCAAACCTGATGCGAGATTGGCCACAGGAAATGATCGACGTTACCTTACAGCCCAATTTTTGGGAAAGGGCCAAAAAGTTTTTGCATGTTACGTCGATGGATAAAATCAATGATGGTGTCTACGGCAATCTGCAATCGCAGCTGGATACCAATATCGCCAATAACTTTAAGCAGTTTGTGCCATCGGCAGAGAATGCTTTTCCGGCACCAATAGCCGTTGCCAACCCAGAATGGAAAACTGTTAAATTTTATAAGTACTCAACGGTAGGCACCTTATTAAACATCCATCAAAAACAAAAAGACTTATCACAGACAGGTGATGGAACAGCTCTCACGATTGCCGACCAATGTGTTGTTGAGCAGTTAGTGCATGATGACGAAGGACAGGTCATAGCCATTAGCACCAGCAGAGGAAGCGTGAATGTTGCCAATGCAAAAATTATTTTAGCCATGGGCGCCATTCCGCCAGCAACACTTCTTATGAACTCTTTCAAAGATAGCCTTCCCAATGCCGGGCAAAGATATACTGGACACTTTATGTCACATGTGACCGCACGTGTTAAACGCTCAGCTTTCGATGACTTATCCGACTTAGAAATAGGTGCAATTTACCTTGAAGGAAAAGCCAGCAATGACCTTCAATACCATGTCCAAGCGAGTGTCTTTGCGGAACAGAATCCTGCCAAGGATAGCACTACGCTGGCTCGCGAATGTCCCGATGCGGCAGCAGCCCCAACCAGCAAGCAGATGCTGGGCTCTGAGGATTATGTTGTTTTTGTCTGTGCCACTTTAGGTGAAGTCAGCGAGAAAAATGACAACAACTGGATAAAGCTCAATCAGAATCAGGACCCAACCACTAACATTAATCTGCAGTTATTACTGGGCGATGAGGATAGACAATTATGGGACGAACTGGACGATGCTACCTATCAGACAATTGCTGCACTATCATCAAAACAATCAACACCCGAGATCGAATACTGGGTTGATAAGCCGGATGGTAGCGGCTATTGGACATCCGATAAGCCACCACAGGAGCAAATTCGACTGAACATCATTGTTCATGAAGCATCTCAGTTGTGGGTGGGAACCGATCCAAATGACTCTGTGGTCGGCCTCGATTACCGCCCTCATGGTGTCAACAATGTCTATGTTACTGGAGCAGGACTTTTCCCCACCTCAGGCTCATGGAATCCCACGCTGACCATGTGTGGATTTGCTCAGGACTTAGCTACAAAACTGGAACAATAA